The Meriones unguiculatus strain TT.TT164.6M chromosome 6, Bangor_MerUng_6.1, whole genome shotgun sequence genomic interval aaaatgaatatttatataaggattaaaatataaatctcttatataaaatcagaaaaatttctgtgtcacagaaaaatatatttactcTTTTCATgacaatgaaatgaaataaagccCTATAGTCTTTCTCCAAAGTGATAGTTAAGTATGTACAGTAATGGTGGCAAAGCAATGAGTACTACAATATGTGAGTTGGTGCATTCCAAAGCAATGCTGTCAACATTTGTCATTAGTCTAAAATTGAAAGGGTGCTTATGGCTACTGATCTTTAGCAACTGAATAAACTACTGCCTCTAAAAAAATACATTCATAACCTTAATCATTTCTCAATAATCTGAAGGCTTTCACAAAGACATTCTTAGAATAAAGCCATATTGAATGCtaaaaacagaatcagaaattgtAAGTTCTTATGTATACAACACTGTGGTTCCTTGATTGtgaattctttttatatttaacgATTATTTTGGGCAAGTCTTATTATACTTGAAGAAGTTATAAAAAGGAAAactattaaataatttattttaatactcTTGAATTAAGGCTatcaaatatttgaatatattaagatatttatttctttttccttagtaAAACCAGGTGACATGAACAAGTATTAAGATACATTTTTTCACAAAACCATTcaattatgaaaatttaaaaattatatcactTATATAACAATCTTTTTGCTTTCCATTCTCAATAAAAGTGTTTCCAGGGTACATCTTTTGAAATGCTTCTTTGGTTTAAGGTCTGTCTGACTCAATTGTTTATCttttaaagtatataaaaaatGGGAGAAATAGCCAGAGTTATCCATGGTAGGAGTCCTAACCCTGTTATTGTTTTTCTCTAGAAACAATTTCAAAGCTTTTGGGTCTTAATTTTTGAATACAAATAAGAAACCCTTTCAAGAAAAGTCACTGAAAAAAAAGAGGACCTAATCAAAGACTTGCCTGAACTGTTTTAACTGTGTTATCTGATTTCAAAATAActaggttttcttctttttgtgtgtgcTCTTATTTCAAGTAATGAGATGCCAGATCATTCATTCTATGTTCCTAGAGAAGTGTATGTGGACTGACTTACCTGTCTTGTTGATATCAAGACCAGCTAATTTCAAGGCTAATTCATTGCTGTTGCCGCTTGCGGAGGAAACCAGGATATCATGTATTGCATTTCTTCTACCTGTTCTTCCTGAAGCAATAAAATCTGCATACGTGGTTTCCACATCAGTCATTGCTAACAAATATCCACATAGCAGGGcctataaaagaaagaaaagttcatagGTGAATGTAATAGTAGTCAGTGGTGAACATTTAACAGAGAAAGTTTAATAAATGCCTTATAAGATGAACAAGAAACAATTGTTTAGAAGTAGTGTTTTGATTCTTGTCTGaaacattttttctctttttttattaattacactttattcactttgtatccaccctgtagttcccaccctcttcccctcccacttccttccttcctcctctttctccatgcgtgcctctccccaagtccactgataagggaggtctttttttccttccttctgatcctagtctgttaggtctcatcaagagtggctgcattgtcttcctctgtgtctgggtaaggctgctcccccctcagggggaggtgatcaaagagcaggccaatcagtttatgtcagagacagtccctgttcccattactatggaacccactaggagactgaactgtcatgggatatatctgtgcaggggttctgggttatcttcatgcatgctacttggttggagtatcagtctcagggaaaacccctgtgctcagatgttttggttctgttgctctccttgtggggcttctgtcctctacagatcttactattccccacttctttcctaagattccctgcaatctgcccaaaggttggccataagtctcagcatctgctttgatagtctgcagggcagagcctttcagaggccctctgtggcaggctcctaacttgttccctgccttctccttttcctgatgtctatcatctttgcctttctggatggggattgagcattttaaccagagccctccctcttgattagtttctttaggtgtacagattttagtaggtttatcctatattatatgtctatatgtctatatgagtgataccatgtgtgtctttctgcctctgggatagctcactcaggatgatcttttccagttcccaccatttacctgcaaatttcactattttcttgttttttaatcattatcatttattaccatttattcaatttgtattccagctatggcaccctcccttgtctccttgcaatcccaccctccctccttcttcttcccctatgcccttcccctggtccactgatagaggaggtcctcctccccttctatttcatcctagcctatcaggtctcatcagggctggctgcattgtcttcctctgtggtctggcaaggctgcaccccctagggggaggtgatcagagagcctgccattgagtttatgtcagagaaagcctctgctttccttactagggaaacccctTGGAGACCgaggctatgggctacatctgagctggggttttaggtcttctcatTGCATTGTCCtaggttggggtatcattctcttcagagccctcagtactcattttttatttgtttgtttgttttaattttggctctgttggtctccttttggagctcctgtcctctccaggtctttctatctcccctttctttcataagattccctgcacaggAATGATCAGCATGGTAAAAATACCCTAAGGGTGCAATAGAGGCACACACCTGGGCAATAGCCAACACATCTCTAACTTCCACTTTCCAAAACCAGTTTATTCTAAACGTTTACCCTTATACTCACTGATAAATGTAGGTCTTGACTCTTATTGTAGAAACTTCCTTTTATAATAAATGGATACCATTGTAGAAAACCAAAGCCAATCAAAATGCAAAgaacaggggcctaccacagagggcctctgaaagacactacccagcagtgtatcaaagcagatgctgagactcataaccaaactttgggcagagtggagggaaccttatgaaagaaggcggagatagtaagacctggggaggaaaaaagctctacaaagagagcaactgaaccaaaaaagtTGGGCCCaggactgatactctaaccaaggaccatgcatgcatataacctagaacccctgcacagatgtagcccacagcatcTCAGTGTCttagtgggttctctagtaaggggaacagggactgtctctgacatgaactcagtggccagctctttgatcaccccatccccctgatgagggagcagccttgctaggccacagaggaagacaatgcagtcagtcctgatgagacctgatagactagggtcagatggaaggggaggaggacctcccctatcagtggacttggagaggggcagggaggagatgaggaagggagggtggaattgggtggaaaaagggagggggctacagctgggatacaaagtgaataaactgtaattaataaaaaaattaattaaaaatgcaaagaacaaaTAATCCTCTGGTACCCAGTTTCAACTGATACATACACAACACAATTCCTGATCTAAAGGCTGAAAGACCAATTTTGAAAAGATTAGGAGATGAGCTGTAAGAGCCAGAGCAACATAAACGTTGGTATGAGATTTGTCTACCAGAAATGTcagaaaagcaatactttgatGAAGTCTCATCCACATGACTTCCTTTTTTAATCACTGTTATagcgctgtgaagagacaccatgaccaaagcaattcttataaaagaaaacattttaatttagggcttgcttacagtgtcAGAGTTTATTCCATGACCATCCCagtggggagcatggtggcatgctgGTAGGCCTGGTGAGTGAGGAGTCGCTGAGAATTCTACAACGTGCTGCAGAGTTAGAGAGATGAGGAACTGAGCCGGGTGcgggcttttgaaaactcaaggCCCATTCCCagggacacatttcctccaacagtGCCTTATCTCCTAATTTTTCTAATACTTCCAAGTGgctctacttcctggtgattgagcattcaaaaatatgagccagcctggggggggggcattctTATTTCAAACCACATAATTCCTAAACAAGACCTAAACAGTAATGAGACCAATGGAAAGAGGAAAGCTAATGGGGCCTTAACCCTAGAGAAAGAACTATGAACAGCTGGGGAATACCAAGAGTACAGTTTTCCCAGGAAAGATTCCCTCAACTGGTTTTCCAATATCAAGTGGTTAGTCTGAGAAAATAAACATTCAGGTAGCGTTACAAGCCTGCGGTTGTATGTATGTACgtgagtatgtgtatatatgtgtgtatatgtgtgtgtaacaattaaagaaaaagatgtcatgaatttgagagagagggagaggaagaaaaacagagagagagagaagtatggGAGATTTAAAGGGAGAAAATTAGAgcgaaatgatgtaattataattacaaaacaatttagtaattattttaaaaaatcaaaattctgCTGGGGTAAAGTTATAGCTCTGTGGTCGAACATATGGTATACACAATGTCCTGCTTTCATCTACagcatcataaaaaaataaaagtaaaaatattgaTAAGGGAAGCTAGGGCCCTTCTTGTGCTCAAGATCCAACAGCAAATACTTTAATCTCTACTCCAACTACTCACTGTTGAATTATAACTGAAAACAGCCATAAACCATAAATTTAACAAATGTAGTAAGAGCTTTCTGAAAAAGGCACAGGAACAGCTTTAGCCCATACACCATGGTGTATACTCTAAAATTCTCTTTTCTCTCAGCATGCTATAGAGCTGACTTGGAAACAGGGTAGGGCTGATTGAAGTGGTGCAGTCCAGAGTAAGCATTCATCAAGCAGACTGTCTCCAGAAAGGCTAAGAATAGCTGAGAGACGGGCTCAGATACAGTGTATGCTCTGTCATCACCCTACACCAAACACTGCCTGGGAACATACACTGCGGTAGTCCAGAAGGATGAATCTGCTTGAAATACGTTTTTGAAATACACACTCCTTGAAATACAGTTTTCAATTAGCAGAGTGAATTAAAGTGAACTTCCCAAACACAGCCTGTGATTCGTAAACCTGAAGATTGATACAGTTAAGGTAATGACTGTCCTCCAAAGGCCTTTGTGTTGGATGCTAGTCCATATGGAGAATTATCTAAGATAGCTGTACTTTGGGTTTTAAATGTGTGAACTTATTAAGATTGCGACAAGCAAAACAAGAGAAGAAATAGCAAATAGAAGATAGAAAAAACAGATAGATAGCAGAATATCATAAAAATAGCCAATTTCAACACCCAACAAAAACTGCTGGAGTAGTTAAGTTGAGAGGGTGAGCAAAAATTGCATCAGGTCAGGTGTTTACCACATCTAGCACAAATGGCTAGGGAAACTGTGCTGAAACAACCATGCTGGAGCTGAAGATGGGGGACTGTCAGGCACAACAAGCAATCTCTTCTTGAATGAGTTTCTACCTTCCTGTTCCCACATGGACATTTTATACTATTAGATAATAACAGTTTCTGCTGAAAATGGTTTATCTTCTAGCTATAATTGAGtacaccttttaaaattattttaattaaatttaatgaaattatctcatttgtctttctaagtgaggattggtcatcgtaccctgggtcctctttcttgtttatcttctttaggtggatagatttcagtatatttatcctatcttataggtctatataagtgagtatatactatgtgtgtctttctgcttttgggatacttcactcaggatgatcgtttctaggtcccaccatttgcctgcaaatttcatgatttcctcgcttttaattgctgagtagtatttcattgtgtaaaagtaccacaatttctgtatccattcctcaactgagggacatctgtattgtttctaggttctggctattacaaataaagctgctacaaacatagttgagcatatgtccttgttgtgtacttgagcctcttttggatatatgcctaggagtggtatagctggatcttgaggaagcactattcctaattctctgagaaagcaccagattgatttccaaagtggttgtacatgtttgcattccctccagcaatggaggaaggttccctttactccacaacctctccagcatgtgttgtcacttgagttttttatcttagccattctggtgggtgtcaggtgaaatctcagggtggttttgatttgcatctctctgatggctaaggacattgagagcaaacaagtaacaggataggagcctaccacagagggcctctgaaagactctacctagcaacgTATCACAGCAGATATTAAGACCCATtaccaaacctccagcagaatgcagggaatcaagaaaaggggggggggcgttaatacgacctggagaggacaggagttccacaaggaccaaatatatctggacagaggggtcttttatgagactatttctccaaacaaggaccatgtatggatgcaacctagagcccctgctcagatgtagcccttggtacatctgagctcagtatccaagtgggtaccctagtaaggggaacagggactgtttctgacatgaactcgatggtgggctctttgacacccttccccccaccccttccagggaggagcagccttgctaggccacagaggaggactttgcagccagtcctgaagacacctgataaaccagtatcagatgtaaggggaggagtttctcccttatcagtggactcagaaaagGGCCGGGAGGAGattgagggtgggagggtgggattgggagggaaagagggagtgggatacaggagggatacaaaattaacaaactgtaactaaatattaaaaaaataaaaataaaaaattaaattacaatttagttaatttttaattcaTATAAGTATTTATGTCATTTCCTTCTCTCCTTAACTTTTCCTATGTCCCTCTGTTCATTCTTAACTTGATGGtcctttttaattattgttatgtacacatacatatacataagtaaataaatatgtatatctaACATTTGAGtccatttattgttctttagtaTGTGTGATTCTCATCCCTCAtctaagatattttattttacagaatgTGGAGACCAGCACAGAAAGTCCCAACTGGTCAAATGAAGAGACTGACTTTGGGGTATCCAGCTCTAACTGACAGATCTACAACACAACACCCTCATCAAACACTTTGGGAACGTAGTGAAAGAGGGGCACAAAGATCCTAAGAGCCAGGGTACCTGAGCACCTGCTCTGCCGTGGAATAATGTCTTCTATATATTACAGCttcacccatgaaatctcaacaatagggatgcctaaacatgacctgaacaatGACAAACCCAGTTGAAATGCCAACACGGAAAGGGAAAATCTCAGTGGCTGCACTTCTAGATGAAGAGGGACAGGCcattaatggctgctgagagatgAAGAACTAGCATCTCCTGTAGTAGGGATGAACCCCCCGGTTTTAAAATGCCAAGTGGTCAGacataaaaccatatacataCAACCTATTGAACTGCCATTAGCGGTTTGCTGTTTGCCTTTCTCCATGTCAAAGAGCGAGGGGACCAGCAAGCTCTGTGATAGGCAGTTCTGGAGGACACTTGGTGTCTGAGACAAGGAAGCTGTTCTCATCCCGGAGTGTTGTTTCAGTAAGCGTAAAAAGCACGTTACAGTTCACCAGGATCGTATCTACTGCAGACACCTAGACTCAGTCTGTTATTCTGGGAGGTGGTAAGGTCTCATAGAAGAGAGTTAGATGATTACAAACATAGTTGTGAAGGGGCATTCAGACCTCGGGTCCTCCTTCTTAGCTTTCTGGCTACCAGGAGGCATGAGCTCTCTTACATCTTATACAGCTATCACAATGCCTTGCCCCAGCCCCGAAGCCTCAGAATCCGGTGCCTGAAAACTACAAAACCACGGGCAAAAAATCAatctttctctttattatttgCCTATGCTATACATTTTCTTCCACCAAAGTGAAGGATTTGGCTGCTGGTTGTTGCTCTGCCATTCAGACATGGAGTGAATTACAGGGAAACCTTTAACCATTTTGTTCTTAATTATTGACTCATAAAGAAGCGCACCGGATAAGGTGATAACCGATGTGCTTCATGGGAAAGGATGTTAACAATGGTTACTCGaaactgctttctttttaaaaatcctgtacTTGGAAATTCCCTTCTCTGGCCATTGCCATTTCTACATTTCCTTTCCTCCTATGCTTTGGGAATCAGTGCCTCATTTGGAGCCTGACTTTAACCCCTTCACCGCCGTTTACTTCAGTCTCACTAGGTGCAGTGCCATGGCAGTCAGCTGCCCACTGGTTCCTGCCTGGTCATCTCAGCATTAGGAAGTCCCTTTGGTCTATGTGATCACTGCCTTCCTACCTATGCTCCATGCTGAGAAAACAGCCCAGTATGCTTTCTTTGATCTCACTACCAGGTGGCTGTTACCAGAAAAAGTTACGAAATTGTGCCAATTGGCTCAACTAGACATTTCTGACTATTATTAGTCTGTACTCAGAGTTGCACAGATCCCTTTATTCACCTCTGGATGACTCTTCCTTGCTCTCTGATCCATGGGAATTACTACCAGCCCTCTTCAGTCTAAAAATCAGATATTGTCTGCTTTCAGTGATGGCTCTATCTGTCTTTGCTAAAACGATACAGAACTTTGGCTATAAGTTTTCTCAAAATTCTTCTCCTAAactatattctctctctctctctctctcttgctggtgaattttcttttctttctttcttttttctttctttcagacatgttattgattttattttattgcatctTCAATACCATCACCCACTTGCTGTTACATTATCCATTATGTTTAGCACATTTTTCTTATCTCTCGCCTTGAAATCAATATCtaattatttttcaataaatatcattttttttacatCACTTACATTTTCATTCTACTTAAAATGTTGCTTCCAGAGTGATCTTAGGCCATCCTGAAAACACTTCAAAGCCTCACCCATAGGCTACAAATTCTAAAAACTAGAATTCCTCTTAGGGCTTTTAAGGCTCCTGCTTCTGCAAATTTTACTTCACCACTCACTGTCGTCCT includes:
- the Pkia gene encoding cAMP-dependent protein kinase inhibitor alpha: MTDVETTYADFIASGRTGRRNAIHDILVSSASGNSNELALKLAGLDINKTEGEDDGQRSSTEQSGEAQGETAKSES